One Euphorbia lathyris chromosome 1, ddEupLath1.1, whole genome shotgun sequence DNA segment encodes these proteins:
- the LOC136220635 gene encoding uncharacterized protein isoform X1, with translation MALSLSTKSYLSSAHSKSLSRIFALRFQSTLPSHPNHTDLSDDSTSTDPLLRKLEDAIHRIIVRRAAPDWLPFLPGSSYWVPPPRSADGSNGIAQLIEKLANPLTDEETLSTTSVRGWPSSDYFIKGVSFSSTNVKASPTKSEAKASLNKSEAEAKASSNESEAVATSSTVFKSEDEEG, from the exons ATGGCCCTTTCATTGTCTACCAAATCCTACCTATCTTCTGCTCATTCGAAATCCCTTTCTCGCATCTTCGCTCTGCGCTTTCAATCCACTCTTCCTTCCCACCCTAACCACACCGACCTCTCCGATGACTCCACCTCCACCGACCCTTTGCTCCGGAAGCTTGAGGATGCTATCCATCGCATCATCGTTCGACGTGCGGCTCCCGATTGGCTCCCTTTCCTTCCCGGTTCATCTTACTGGGTCCCACCTCCTAGATCCGCCGATGGATCCAATGGGATTGCTCAATTGATTGAGAAATTAGCTAATCCATTGACCGATGAGGAGACCTTGTCTACCACCAGCGTCAGAGGTTGGCCTTCCTCTGATTATTTTATTAAAG GTGTATCTTTTTCTTCAACGAATGTGAAGGCTTCTCCAACTAAATCAGAGGCAAAGGCCTCCTTAAATAAATCAGAGGCAGAGGCAAAGGCTTCTTCAAATGAATCAGAGGCGGTTGCAACGTCAAGTACTGTGTTCAAATCTGAAGATGAGGAAGGATGA
- the LOC136220635 gene encoding uncharacterized protein isoform X2 produces MALSLSTKSYLSSAHSKSLSRIFALRFQSTLPSHPNHTDLSDDSTSTDPLLRKLEDAIHRIIVRRAAPDWLPFLPGSSYWVPPPRSADGSNGIAQLIEKLANPLTDEETLSTTSVRGVSFSSTNVKASPTKSEAKASLNKSEAEAKASSNESEAVATSSTVFKSEDEEG; encoded by the exons ATGGCCCTTTCATTGTCTACCAAATCCTACCTATCTTCTGCTCATTCGAAATCCCTTTCTCGCATCTTCGCTCTGCGCTTTCAATCCACTCTTCCTTCCCACCCTAACCACACCGACCTCTCCGATGACTCCACCTCCACCGACCCTTTGCTCCGGAAGCTTGAGGATGCTATCCATCGCATCATCGTTCGACGTGCGGCTCCCGATTGGCTCCCTTTCCTTCCCGGTTCATCTTACTGGGTCCCACCTCCTAGATCCGCCGATGGATCCAATGGGATTGCTCAATTGATTGAGAAATTAGCTAATCCATTGACCGATGAGGAGACCTTGTCTACCACCAGCGTCAGAG GTGTATCTTTTTCTTCAACGAATGTGAAGGCTTCTCCAACTAAATCAGAGGCAAAGGCCTCCTTAAATAAATCAGAGGCAGAGGCAAAGGCTTCTTCAAATGAATCAGAGGCGGTTGCAACGTCAAGTACTGTGTTCAAATCTGAAGATGAGGAAGGATGA